A portion of the Pedobacter cryoconitis genome contains these proteins:
- a CDS encoding glycoside hydrolase family 127 protein, which yields MMKLNKILTLLCFFSGTVYAQKKDYPIQPVAFTHVHVNDQFWAPKMEINAKVTIPHTLQQCKMDGRIANFLRASKTIPGDKLTVFPFDDTDIYKVIEGASYAMQMKADPVMEKYVDTLISIIGAAQEKDGYLYTFRTVNAAKPHQWIGSKRWEKEEELSHELYNSGHLFESAAAHYQATGKKTLLNIALKNADLLVRDFGYGKTERYPGHQVVEIGLVRLYRITGNEQYLNLAKFFLDKRGPKGNAYNQAQAKVVDQHEAVGHAVRAAYMYTGMADVAAITGDKRYLKAIDDIWEDVVNKKLYITGGIGSMGEGEAFGEAYHLPNMSAYAETCAAIANIYWNSRMFQLHGDSKYIDVLERTLYNGLLSGVSLSGDRFFYPNPLSSMHQHERSGWFSCACCISNMTRFLPSVPGYVYAQNENNLYVNLFMGNTSEIKLPVAQVKIAQVTAYPWDGKVEIKIDPEKNAAFTLHIRIPGWARNEPVPGTLYNFVETKPSPVMLTLNGKPFKYTVVKGYAVIDRTWKKGDQLVFAVPMETRKILANEKVKDDKGRFAFQRGPVVYCLEGPDNKDSVVQDIIIAKNAVVTSHFNPDLLNGIEVLTVPGSGTHRKLNSNELIKVDQKVTAIPYYAWANRGASEMTVWVPYEESVSKPRPAATIASRSKVSGSLTNKQLLAAVKDQYEPADAKDKSYPYLHWWPKKGSNEFLQYDFDQEYEVSASKVYWFDDSPWGGCRVPDNYQLLYLSEGKWVPVEAVTDYLIEKDKFNVLRFKPVKTKALRLKVHLPKDNSSGIHEWIIE from the coding sequence ATGATGAAATTAAACAAGATCTTAACGCTGTTGTGCTTTTTCTCAGGCACTGTTTATGCGCAGAAAAAAGATTATCCGATTCAGCCGGTGGCTTTCACTCACGTTCATGTAAATGATCAGTTCTGGGCCCCAAAAATGGAGATCAATGCCAAAGTAACTATTCCTCATACCCTGCAGCAATGTAAAATGGATGGAAGAATAGCTAACTTTTTAAGAGCTTCCAAAACTATTCCCGGAGACAAATTAACTGTCTTTCCATTTGATGATACGGATATCTATAAAGTGATAGAAGGTGCATCTTATGCGATGCAAATGAAAGCCGATCCGGTGATGGAGAAATATGTGGATACACTGATCAGTATTATTGGTGCTGCTCAGGAAAAAGACGGTTATCTCTACACTTTTCGTACAGTCAATGCGGCTAAACCTCATCAATGGATTGGCAGCAAACGCTGGGAAAAAGAAGAAGAACTTAGCCATGAGCTCTATAACTCCGGGCACTTATTTGAATCTGCTGCTGCCCATTATCAGGCTACAGGAAAGAAAACTTTATTAAATATAGCCCTGAAAAATGCAGATTTGCTGGTCAGAGATTTTGGCTACGGTAAAACAGAGCGATATCCGGGGCATCAGGTTGTAGAAATAGGACTGGTTAGATTATATAGGATCACTGGTAATGAGCAGTATCTTAATCTGGCCAAATTTTTTCTGGATAAACGTGGGCCTAAAGGCAATGCTTATAACCAGGCCCAGGCGAAGGTCGTTGACCAGCATGAAGCAGTTGGACATGCGGTAAGAGCAGCCTATATGTATACTGGTATGGCTGACGTAGCCGCAATTACGGGAGATAAAAGGTATCTGAAGGCCATTGATGATATCTGGGAGGATGTTGTGAATAAAAAACTTTACATCACTGGAGGAATTGGTTCAATGGGTGAAGGTGAGGCCTTTGGTGAAGCTTATCATTTGCCCAATATGTCTGCTTATGCAGAGACCTGTGCGGCAATTGCTAATATTTACTGGAACAGCCGGATGTTCCAGCTACACGGTGATTCTAAATATATCGATGTTTTAGAACGCACCTTATATAATGGTTTACTATCGGGAGTTTCTCTTTCAGGAGATCGTTTTTTTTATCCTAATCCTTTATCTTCTATGCACCAGCATGAGCGTAGTGGATGGTTCAGTTGTGCCTGCTGCATTTCTAATATGACCAGGTTTTTACCTTCTGTACCAGGTTATGTATATGCTCAAAATGAAAATAACTTATATGTAAACCTATTTATGGGGAATACGAGTGAGATTAAACTTCCTGTTGCTCAAGTGAAAATTGCACAGGTTACCGCTTATCCATGGGATGGAAAAGTGGAGATAAAAATAGATCCGGAAAAAAATGCAGCATTCACTTTACATATCCGTATTCCTGGATGGGCACGTAATGAGCCTGTTCCAGGTACATTGTACAATTTTGTGGAGACGAAGCCTTCACCGGTTATGCTTACTTTAAATGGTAAGCCATTTAAATATACAGTAGTTAAAGGTTATGCAGTTATTGACCGCACCTGGAAGAAGGGTGATCAGTTAGTGTTTGCTGTTCCGATGGAAACCAGAAAAATTTTAGCAAATGAAAAAGTAAAGGATGATAAAGGCCGCTTTGCTTTCCAGCGGGGGCCTGTTGTTTATTGTCTGGAAGGTCCGGATAATAAAGACAGTGTAGTTCAGGACATTATTATAGCTAAAAATGCGGTGGTAACTTCACACTTTAATCCTGATTTACTAAATGGAATAGAAGTATTAACTGTACCAGGCTCAGGCACGCACAGAAAGCTCAATAGTAATGAGCTGATTAAAGTTGATCAAAAAGTTACTGCAATACCTTATTATGCCTGGGCAAACCGGGGAGCTAGTGAGATGACCGTTTGGGTACCCTATGAAGAGTCTGTTTCAAAACCCAGGCCTGCTGCAACTATTGCCTCCAGGAGTAAAGTGTCAGGATCATTAACTAATAAACAATTGCTGGCTGCTGTAAAAGATCAATATGAACCGGCTGATGCTAAAGATAAAAGTTACCCTTATTTGCATTGGTGGCCCAAAAAGGGTTCAAATGAGTTTCTGCAATACGATTTTGATCAGGAATATGAAGTTTCAGCCTCAAAAGTCTATTGGTTTGATGATAGCCCATGGGGTGGGTGCCGGGTTCCTGACAATTATCAGCTTCTTTATTTAAGTGAAGGAAAGTGGGTTCCTGTAGAAGCAGTTACTGATTATCTTATTGAAAAGGATAAGTTTAATGTTCTTCGTTTTAAACCTGTAAAAACTAAAGCGTTGAGACTGAAAGTTCATCTTCCTAAAGATAATTCTTCTGGAATTCATGAATGGATAATTGAATAA
- a CDS encoding nuclear transport factor 2 family protein — MRKNILPFLLTVLLMSAINLVQAQQHASDDLRIRELEKTWTAFLDKNDTTALKKIWTEEYVVNNANGKIATRKQILNILKGGHVFSKVDRNIERITFNGDIAIVMGAETEFQNAAGEKSAKQLKRRFTNIWVKKDNDWKLVARQATPVNF, encoded by the coding sequence ATGAGAAAAAACATCCTTCCCTTTTTACTTACAGTATTGTTGATGAGTGCCATAAATTTGGTGCAAGCTCAGCAACATGCATCAGATGATCTAAGAATTCGTGAGCTGGAAAAAACCTGGACAGCGTTTTTAGATAAAAATGATACTACTGCACTCAAAAAAATCTGGACTGAAGAATATGTTGTAAATAATGCAAATGGAAAAATAGCTACCAGAAAGCAAATTTTAAATATTCTCAAAGGTGGACATGTATTTTCGAAGGTGGACAGAAATATTGAACGGATTACATTTAATGGTGATATTGCAATTGTTATGGGGGCTGAAACTGAGTTTCAAAATGCAGCTGGCGAAAAATCAGCTAAGCAGCTTAAAAGACGATTTACTAATATCTGGGTAAAAAAAGATAACGATTGGAAACTGGTTGCAAGGCAGGCTACACCAGTTAATTTTTAG
- a CDS encoding AAA family ATPase, which produces MSKIKIQNFGPIKEGFNQNNGWMEIKKVTVLIGSQGSGKSTVAKLISTISWIEKALMRGEISEKTAEEKGWFRNQCAYQNIKSYFHRNTSIYYKGDGIDFSYVGGLVNIEYRIQNNYYLPKIMYVPAERNFISAVRNVRDLKGLPSTLYTFADEFFDGLKASKESLILPINDTSLIYDPISEIPMLVGKGFKLELSEAASGFQSLVPIYIVTKYLSTLINNRADKHKSQLSLRISENLRRDAESIIKNPNISEELKKIYLENMTSRYYYSALLNIVEEPEQNLYPSSQRKVLNMLLEFNNLQKDNVLVMTTHSPYIINYLTLATKAGELLASMKNMTSSDRADLNKIVPAMAAISGNELAIYELDEDKGAINLLETFDGLPSDDNWLNEELGTANDLFSDLIAFEQKISR; this is translated from the coding sequence ATGAGTAAAATCAAAATCCAAAACTTTGGTCCCATTAAAGAAGGTTTCAATCAAAATAATGGTTGGATGGAGATTAAAAAAGTGACGGTGCTAATTGGCTCACAAGGTTCTGGCAAAAGTACAGTTGCAAAGTTAATTTCCACAATTAGCTGGATTGAAAAAGCTTTAATGCGCGGTGAAATTTCCGAAAAAACAGCTGAAGAGAAAGGGTGGTTTCGCAATCAATGTGCCTATCAGAATATTAAAAGTTACTTTCATCGCAACACAAGCATCTATTATAAAGGGGACGGAATTGATTTTAGCTACGTTGGGGGCCTGGTTAATATTGAATATAGGATACAGAACAACTATTATCTGCCAAAAATCATGTATGTACCGGCAGAAAGGAATTTTATTAGTGCAGTGAGGAATGTGAGGGACTTGAAAGGTTTGCCAAGCACACTTTATACCTTTGCTGATGAATTTTTTGATGGGCTTAAGGCGTCGAAAGAATCTTTGATTTTGCCTATAAACGATACATCACTTATTTACGATCCAATATCTGAAATTCCAATGCTAGTTGGAAAAGGTTTTAAATTAGAGCTTTCAGAAGCAGCAAGTGGTTTTCAATCGCTGGTGCCTATATACATAGTGACTAAGTATCTCTCTACATTGATCAACAATCGGGCTGACAAACATAAAAGCCAGCTTAGTCTTAGAATATCTGAAAATTTGCGGAGAGATGCCGAGAGTATTATAAAAAATCCCAACATCTCAGAAGAACTGAAGAAAATATATCTTGAGAATATGACCTCACGCTATTATTATTCAGCCCTTTTGAATATTGTTGAAGAACCGGAGCAAAATCTATATCCATCTTCTCAGCGTAAAGTGCTCAATATGCTGCTTGAGTTTAATAATCTTCAAAAAGATAATGTTTTAGTTATGACAACTCATAGCCCGTATATCATTAACTATTTGACATTAGCCACTAAAGCTGGAGAGCTATTAGCTAGTATGAAAAATATGACTAGTAGTGATAGGGCTGATCTTAATAAGATAGTTCCTGCAATGGCAGCAATTTCGGGAAATGAACTTGCTATATATGAGCTTGATGAGGATAAAGGAGCAATTAATTTACTAGAAACCTTTGATGGACTACCATCGGATGATAATTGGTTGAATGAAGAATTGGGAACCGCCAATGACCTTTTTTCTGATTTGATTGCTTTTGAACAAAAAATATCTCGATGA